The following proteins are encoded in a genomic region of Hymenobacter siberiensis:
- a CDS encoding isocitrate dehydrogenase (NADP(+)): MTKIKVANPIVELDGDEMTRIIWKFIKDKLILPYLELDIKYYDLGIEYRDETNDQVTIDSANAIKQYGVGIKCATITPDEERVAEFGLTQMWKSPNGTIRNILDGTVFREPIVMSNVPRLVPNWTAPICIGRHAFGDQYRATDFVTKGKGKLTVTFQPEDGGETQSFEVYNFKGDGVALAMYNTDESIRGFAHACFNQALSKGWPLYLSTKNTILKKYDGRFKDIFQEIYEQDYLAKFKEAGITYEHRLIDDMVASALKWHGNFVWACKNYDGDVQSDTVAQGFGSLGLMTSVLITPDGTVMEAEAAHGTVTRHYRDHQKGKPTSTNPIASIFAWTRGLEFRGKLDGNQELIDFCHALEAVCIETVESGKMTKDLAVCIHGNKVEHGRDYLYTEEFLAALDENLKVKLAK, translated from the coding sequence ATGACCAAAATTAAAGTAGCCAACCCCATAGTAGAGCTCGACGGCGACGAGATGACGCGCATCATCTGGAAATTCATCAAAGACAAGCTGATTCTGCCCTACCTGGAGCTCGACATCAAGTACTACGACCTTGGCATTGAGTACCGCGACGAAACCAACGACCAAGTCACCATCGACTCGGCCAATGCCATCAAGCAGTACGGCGTGGGCATCAAGTGCGCCACCATCACCCCCGACGAGGAGCGCGTGGCCGAGTTCGGCCTGACGCAGATGTGGAAATCGCCCAACGGCACCATTCGCAACATCCTGGACGGCACCGTTTTCCGCGAGCCAATTGTAATGAGCAACGTGCCCCGCCTGGTACCCAACTGGACGGCCCCCATCTGCATTGGCCGCCACGCTTTCGGCGACCAGTACCGCGCCACCGATTTCGTAACCAAGGGCAAGGGCAAGCTCACCGTCACCTTCCAGCCCGAGGATGGCGGCGAAACCCAGTCGTTTGAAGTGTACAACTTCAAGGGCGACGGCGTGGCCCTGGCCATGTACAACACCGACGAAAGCATCCGGGGCTTTGCCCACGCCTGCTTCAACCAGGCCCTGAGCAAGGGCTGGCCGCTGTACCTGAGCACCAAAAACACCATCCTGAAGAAGTACGATGGCCGCTTCAAGGACATTTTCCAGGAGATTTACGAGCAGGACTATCTCGCTAAGTTTAAGGAAGCCGGCATCACCTATGAGCACCGCCTGATTGACGACATGGTGGCCTCGGCCCTGAAATGGCACGGCAACTTTGTGTGGGCCTGCAAAAACTACGACGGCGACGTGCAGAGCGACACCGTGGCCCAGGGCTTCGGCTCGCTCGGCCTGATGACCTCCGTGCTCATCACCCCCGATGGTACCGTGATGGAGGCCGAAGCTGCCCACGGCACCGTGACGCGCCACTACCGCGACCACCAGAAGGGCAAGCCCACCAGCACCAACCCCATCGCCAGCATCTTCGCCTGGACGCGCGGCCTGGAGTTCCGCGGCAAACTCGACGGCAACCAGGAGCTCATCGACTTCTGCCACGCCCTGGAAGCCGTGTGCATCGAAACCGTGGAAAGCGGCAAGATGACCAAGGACCTCGCCGTCTGCATCCACGGCAACAAGGTGGAGCACGGCCGCGACTACCTCTACACCGAGGAATTCCTGGCCGCGCTGGACGAAAACCTGAAAGTGAAGCTGGCTAAGTAG